The Rhizobium etli 8C-3 genome has a segment encoding these proteins:
- a CDS encoding ABC transporter permease subunit, with the protein MIQRTPIADALTYLLMVLGFILLIGPFLVILAGASQTLQQINSVPFHFLPQDRFLENASAAWSRANLGSAMINSFIMACLVTVGKVALSACTAFAIVFFRTPLKHFFFWMVFITLMLPLEVRVVPTYAVAADLFQPFRLLISALTGIEVSVEWNLLNSYAGLTLPLIATATGTFLYRQFFMTLPNELVEAARMDGSGPVRFFVDMLIPLSRTNMLALTTIMFVYGWNQYLWPLLMITDPAYKTTMMSLSALLPSENSLPDWNVTLAGSLIIMAPPLVVVAVLQRWFVRGLVAAEK; encoded by the coding sequence ATGATCCAGCGCACGCCGATCGCCGATGCACTGACTTATCTGTTGATGGTCTTGGGCTTTATCCTGCTGATTGGCCCGTTCCTCGTCATTCTGGCCGGTGCCAGTCAAACGCTGCAACAGATCAACAGCGTGCCCTTCCATTTCCTCCCCCAGGACCGCTTCCTCGAAAATGCATCGGCTGCCTGGTCGCGCGCCAATCTCGGCTCGGCCATGATCAACAGCTTCATCATGGCCTGTCTCGTCACCGTCGGCAAAGTGGCACTTTCTGCCTGCACGGCCTTCGCCATCGTGTTTTTTCGCACGCCACTCAAGCACTTCTTCTTCTGGATGGTGTTCATCACGCTGATGCTACCGCTCGAAGTTCGCGTGGTGCCGACCTATGCGGTGGCCGCGGACCTTTTCCAGCCGTTTCGATTACTGATTTCGGCACTGACCGGCATCGAGGTATCGGTCGAATGGAACCTGCTGAATTCCTATGCGGGCCTCACCCTGCCGCTGATTGCCACCGCAACAGGTACGTTCCTGTACCGACAATTCTTCATGACGCTGCCAAATGAGCTCGTCGAAGCCGCCCGTATGGACGGTTCCGGACCAGTGCGCTTTTTCGTCGACATGCTGATACCTCTTTCGCGCACCAACATGTTGGCGCTCACCACCATCATGTTCGTCTATGGCTGGAACCAGTATCTCTGGCCGCTGCTGATGATCACAGACCCAGCCTACAAGACCACCATGATGTCGCTGAGCGCCCTGCTCCCTTCGGAAAACAGCCTGCCCGACTGGAATGTCACGCTGGCCGGCTCACTCATCATTATGGCACCGCCGCTCGTCGTCGTTGCGGTGCTGCAACGGTGGTTCGTTCGTGGCTTGGTCGCTGCCGAAAAATGA
- a CDS encoding sn-glycerol-3-phosphate import ATP-binding protein UgpC — MADIDIRAVHKSYGKIQTLHGVDLSFASGEFVVILGPSGCGKSTLLRMIAGLEEITAGEIAINGRIVNRLEPRERGCAMVFQNYALYPHMTVAQNIGYALKVAGVSKAERQTRIEETAKIVGLCEYLARKPAALSGGQRQRVAMARAIVREPQVFLFDEPLSNLDAKLRVSMRAEIRKLHQRLSATSIFVTHDQIEAMTLADKLVVMNKGHVEQVGRPLDIYHRPASIFVASFIGSPAMNLVNTRVEVETASVRVGGVQVPIDPALAASLRGRDVTIGIRPEQCAVSLDGSGVRATIDFVEELGSGRVAHAEIDGEPFAAVIGDHMSLRPGDRVGLELPPSHLHVFDRDSGRRIDTKMNPSSPHHAAATSTLAIVH; from the coding sequence ATGGCTGACATCGATATTCGCGCCGTGCACAAGTCCTATGGCAAGATCCAGACGCTGCACGGCGTCGACCTGTCTTTTGCCTCGGGCGAATTTGTCGTCATTCTCGGTCCCTCTGGCTGCGGCAAGTCGACGCTTCTACGTATGATCGCTGGACTTGAAGAGATTACCGCCGGCGAAATCGCAATTAACGGTCGCATCGTCAACAGGCTGGAACCGCGCGAACGCGGCTGCGCCATGGTGTTCCAGAACTATGCGCTTTATCCGCATATGACCGTGGCCCAAAACATCGGTTACGCGCTGAAGGTAGCCGGCGTGTCAAAGGCCGAGCGCCAAACGCGTATCGAGGAGACGGCGAAGATCGTCGGGCTTTGCGAATATCTTGCGCGCAAACCAGCAGCATTGTCCGGCGGCCAGCGTCAGCGCGTGGCGATGGCACGCGCCATTGTTCGTGAGCCGCAAGTGTTTCTCTTCGACGAGCCACTGTCGAATCTCGACGCCAAGCTGCGGGTGTCCATGCGCGCGGAAATCCGCAAACTGCACCAGCGCCTTTCAGCAACATCCATCTTCGTCACCCATGACCAGATTGAGGCGATGACGCTTGCCGACAAGCTCGTGGTAATGAATAAGGGGCATGTCGAGCAGGTCGGTCGACCGCTTGACATCTATCATCGGCCCGCAAGCATATTCGTCGCATCCTTCATCGGCTCTCCCGCGATGAATCTCGTCAATACCCGCGTCGAGGTCGAGACAGCATCGGTGCGCGTCGGCGGCGTGCAGGTTCCCATCGACCCTGCCCTTGCGGCCAGCTTGCGCGGAAGAGATGTCACGATCGGCATTCGACCAGAGCAATGTGCCGTTTCACTGGACGGCAGCGGCGTGCGCGCAACAATAGACTTCGTCGAGGAACTTGGCTCCGGTCGGGTCGCCCATGCCGAGATCGACGGCGAACCATTTGCAGCCGTCATCGGCGACCACATGAGCTTGCGTCCAGGCGATCGAGTAGGCCTGGAGTTACCCCCCTCCCACTTGCATGTCTTCGATCGCGATAGCGGTCGCCGGATTGATACGAAGATGAATCCCAGTTCCCCGCATCACGCGGCCGCGACCTCGACGCTGGCGATAGTGCACTGA